From a region of the Sander lucioperca isolate FBNREF2018 chromosome 8, SLUC_FBN_1.2, whole genome shotgun sequence genome:
- the pgap1 gene encoding GPI inositol-deacylase, with protein MKLATVAFYGFALGLLAVGLRELLTGFEENRCSMTYMFEYPEYRRVALPRRVARLYPAYGLYLYGEGLYAQETRSLKLTGAPVLFLPGNAGSYKQARSLGSVALRKAENMEGGLHFNVFTVDFNEELVALYGGSLLRQTHFLHESIKAILRLYKHLKTPPQSVVLVGHSMGGVVARALFTLPRFNTNLVSLIITQASPHLAPVLALDPYLLDFYSAVRQKWVNNAKKLRNVTVLSVGGGYRDYQVRSGLTSLPCPPADPNKLSLVATAVPRTWVSTDHLSIVWCKELVLATVRAFFDLIDPQTRQFTVNPEKKMAVLNHHFIRHPVRMLGETQDTSISISDFPEAWSEVNTLRLAYSTPKEGQVKYFLFALSSRRKAYSHFYCRSNNMEMTSWVYGCMHKNGSSCVRAVDLSMGTELLPPYKVLILSLSDLSSVTHLVVSASNLNGKQFTVECEWQRQESQTVSVPAPHVLSFGLTVSDVSVNSSGLLHTIKLQNFDQVYQAFRINVASQCKVHKDRLPNVYRINVPWFREDSLTTASVPSVTEISGMLHTSRPDNSSGVLLQLHTAPNCQYKVSIRTSLPRVLGQILRFCGPLVPVYTAVTLLLACGGQLSSILESRRAADMSQVVGKGLQPHKVNLPVYILHIVLSCSWFQEIWSILYLPPMDALPPTTPDATFHESVVPVEEWPHLLSPLLYILGAAVAYWGSALLRLIMRLISLILAPLHRPSVSRDCGTVPLRSQLLITLGLTVVGGLSCGPLSIVAAFLLHLYRVLRLQMTERSLSHMLNLAPRKRKEVENGTVDAESLSKSKECNGAPLLSECALQEVRDDLQLHLCLSALFTLPVMLLAPSLIHWIRNLRYSTQLDPDPCWPHAVPLIIVYMLLINCNTLKLSNSKLLPLTSCLPLPLSIAMVTFSPLHLYRVTYFLLAALVPLALCCVL; from the exons ATGAAACTCGCCACTGTGGCCTTTTACGGGTTTGCTCTGGGGCTGCTGGCGGTTGGCCTGCGAGAGTTGCTGACTGGCTTCGAGGAGAACAGATGCAGTATGACCTATATGTTTGAATACCCAGAGTACCGG CGCGTGGCTCTGCCTCGGCGTGTGGCCAGGCTGTACCCAGCGTACGGCCTCTACCTGTATGGAGAGGGTCTGTACGCCCAGGAGACCCGGTCCCTCAAACTCACCGGTGCCCCTGTGCTCTTCCTGCCTGGAAATGCAGGCAGCTACAAACAAG CTCGCTCCCTGGGCTCTGTGGCGCTGAGGAAGGCTGAGAACATGGAGGGAGGTCTCCACTTCAACGTGTTCACCGTGGACTTCAACGAGGAGCTGGTGGCCCTTTACGGCGGCAGTTTGCTCAGGCAGACCCACTTCCTGCATGAGAGCATTAAGGCTATCCTGAGGCTGTACAAG CACCTGAAGACCCCCCCTCAGAGTGTGGTGCTCGTTGGTCACTCCATGGGAGGAGTGGTGGCCCGGGCGCTGTTCACTTTGCCCCGCTTCAACACCAATCTGGTCAGCCTGATCATCACCCAGGCCTCCCCCCACCTGGCTCCAGTGCTGGCCCTGGACCCGTACCTGCTGG ATTTCTACTCTGCCGTGAGACAGAAGTGGGTGAACAATGCCAAAAAGCTCAGGAATGTCACAGTTCTGTCTGTTGGGGGTGGTTACCGTGACTACCAGGTCCGCTCCGGCCTGACATCCCTACCTTGTCCCCCAGCAGACCCCAATAAGTTGTCATTGGTG GCAACTGCCGTTCCTAGGACCTGGGTGTCCACTGACCATCTGTCCATCGTTTG GTGCAAAGAGCTTGTTCtggctactgtcagggcattcTTCGACCTCATCGATCCTCAAACCAGACAG TTCACAGTAAACCCAGAGAAGAAAATGGCTGTACTAAACCATCACTTCATCAGACACCCTGTCAGGATGCTGGGGGAAACTCAAGACACCTCCATCTCCATCTCAG ATTTCCCTGAAGCATGGAGCGAAGTTAACACACTGCGTTTGGCTTACAGCACACCAAAg GAAGGACAGGTCAAATACTTTCTCTTTGCATTGTCGAGTCGCAGGAAAGCCTACAGCCATTTCTACTGCCGGAGCAACAACATG GAGATGACTAGCTGGGTGTACGGCTGCATGCACAAGAACGGTTCTTCATG TGTGCGTGCAGTGGATCTGTCCATGGGAACTGAGCTCCTGCCACCGTACAAG GTCCTGATTCTGAGTCTCAGCGACTTGTCTTCAGTTACTCATCTGGTTGTTTCGGCCTCCAACCTCAACGGCAAACAG TTCACGGTGGAGTGCGAGTGGCAGAGACAAGAATCTCAGACCGTGTCTGTCCCGGCGCCACATGTTCTGTCCTTCG GTTTGACTGTCAGCGATGTTTCGGTCAACTCCTCTGGACTTCTTCACACCATCAAGCTGCAAAACTTTGACCAg GTCTACCAGGCTTTCAGAATTAATGTCGCAAGCCAGTGCAAAGTACATAAAG ATAGACTGCCCAATGTGTACAGAATAAATGTACCGTGGTTTCGAGAGGACTCTTTAACCACAGCCAG TGTGCCATCAGTGACTGAGATCTCAGGGATGCTCCACACCAGTCGTCCAGACAACAGCTCAGGTGTCCTCCTTCAGCTCCACACTGCCCCCAACTGCCAATATAAG GTGTCAATAAGGACTTCATTACCCAGGGTGCTGGGACAG ATACTGAGGTTCTGTGGGCCCCTGGTGCCGGTGTACACCGCTGTAACCCTCCTCCTGGCCTGCGGGGGGCAGCTGTCCTCCATCCTGGAGTCAAGGCGAGCGGCAGACATGAGCCAGGTGGTGGGCAAAGGCCTGCAGCCTCATAAAGTCAATCTGCCCGTTTATATTCTGCACATAGTACTTAG CTGTAGCTGGTTTCAAGAGATATGGTCAATTCTTTACCTCCCCCCTATGGATGCCCTCCCCCCGACCACCCCCGATGCAACATTTCATGAGAGTGTGGTACCAGTGGAAGAATGGCCCCACCTCCTGTCCCCTCTGCTCTACATCTTGGGGGCAGCTGTGGCATACTGGGGCAGCGCGCTGCTCCGTCTCATTATGCGACTGATCTCACTAATATTAGCTCCCCTACACAG ACCGTCTGTCTCCAGAGACTGTGGCACTGTGCCACTGCGGAGCCAGCTCCTCATCACTCTCGGTCTGACTGTTGTGGGTGGGCTGTCCTGTGGGCCGTTGTCAATCGTTGCTGCCTTTCTGCTCCACCTTTACAGG GTACTGAGGCTCCAGATGACAGAACGGTCCTTGAGTCACATGTTGAATCTG GCACCCCGGAAGCGCAAAGAAGTTGAGAATGGCACAGTGGATGCCGAATCCCTGAGCAAGTCTAAAGAATGTAATGGCGCCCCCCTGCTGTCCGAGTGTGCTCTGCAGGAGGTGAGGGACGACCTACAGCTCCACCTCTGCCTATCGGCGCTCTTCACGCTACCCGTCATGCTCCTCGCACCCTCGCTCATCCACTGGATCCGCAACCTGAG gtattccacccAGTTGGATCCTGACCCCTGTTGGCCACACGCTGTGCCTCTAATCATTGTGTACATGCTGCTTATTAACTGCAACACTTTAAAACTCAGCAACAG TAAACTCCTGCCTCTGACATCCTGCCTCCCTCTCCCCTTGTCCATCGCCATGGTGACCTTCTCTCCACTCCACCTCTACAGAGTCACCTACTTCCTGTTGGCGGCGCTCGTCCCTCTGGCCTTGTGTTGCGTGCTCTGA
- the maip1 gene encoding m-AAA protease-interacting protein 1, mitochondrial, with amino-acid sequence MALPMLRGCHRFPSTFSCIRLFLNESIILNRSGKTRLPSPPPAALTAAVRPYSSERDGQNRNQNRKVVVVGIPNPFIWLRTRIYYFLIRAYFDKEFNIQEFTEGAKQAFSHVSRLLSQCQFDALEGLVAKDLIGKLEEKCNLLPSSHKKALSADPDEIMYTTPGDVGIFYDDNGRKFVSILMRFWYLTSARLPNEAMEGTRIFQVAIGGEGDPETKRLLTANYEFQREFTKGVPPDWTITRIEHSKLLD; translated from the exons atggcgCTGCCCATGTTAAGAGGTTGCCACAGGTTTCCATCAACATTTAGCTGTATtcgtttatttttaaatgaaagtatCATCCTGAACCGGTCGGGGAAAACGCGGCTACCTTCCCCACCCCCTGCCGCTCTGACAGCAGCGGTCCGCCCTTACAGCTCCGAGCGCGACGGACAGAACCGGAACCAGAACCGGAAGGTGGTGGTTGTCGGCATCCCGAACCCTTTTATCTGGCTTCGCACCCGAATATACTACTTTCTGATCCGGGCTTACTTTGACAAAGAGTTCAACATTCAAGAGTTCACGGAGGGAGCGAAGCAG GCCTTCTCCCATGTCTCCAGACTGTTGTCACAGTGTCAGTTTGACGCTTTGGAAGGGCTCGTGGCTAAAGAC TTGATTGGAAAGCTTGAGGAGAAGTGCAACCTGCTGCCATCGAGCCACAAGAAAGCTCTCTCTGCAGACCCTGATGAGATCATGTACACCACACCTGGAGACGTAGGGATCTTCTATGATGATAACG GGAGAAAATTTGTCAGTATTCTGATGCGTTTCTGGTATCTGACAAGTGCACGCCTTCCAAACGAAGCCATGGAGGGAACTCGTATCTTCCAGGTGGCCATTGGTGGAGAGGGCGACCCAGAAACTAAGAGACTCCTAACTGCAAACTATGA ATTCCAAAGGGAGTTCACTAAGGGAGTGCCTCCAGACTGGACCATTACGAGGATAGAGCACTCCAAGCTTCTGGATTAA